One window of the Shewanella khirikhana genome contains the following:
- a CDS encoding AMP-binding protein → MQATIKTPVEMLNHWVDTQGDTVYLRQPVNGQYRDFSWRDVKRQMEQIAGALRHLGLAPGDKVAVLSKNCAEWFITDLALMHGGYISVPIYPTANADTIRYVLEHSGAKAIFIGKLDHWAEQEAGVGGNILRMAFPYDTMPTQYGWDQLLGMGQPLTDAPLPQAEDIMTLIYTSGSTGSPKGAIQTFGAYAWTCTAVVRDLKTDGEDRLLSYLPLAHITERVAIEGSSFYSGSAVAFVESLDTFVADVQRMRPTVFFSVPRLWTLFQKNIIDKVGFDKLNFLLKLPIISYLVKRKIHKGLGLDKCRLLGSGSAPIPPSLIRWYNSIGLNICEAWGMTENCAYSIINYPFDERKIGTVGKPVEGCQIRRGEDGELLVKSPGLMSGYYLQPEATEAAFDDDGFFHTGDLCAIDEDGCVSITGRVKDNFKTAKGKYVAPVPIERKLAQDPHVELICVIGSGLPHPIALVQLSDGATLQAREEVRVSIKATLDAVNPNLESHETVDAVVVVSEPWTIENDVLTPTLKIKRHVLEGRFSAKVDGVRGAKVVWEDEI, encoded by the coding sequence ATGCAAGCCACTATCAAGACTCCTGTAGAGATGCTCAACCACTGGGTGGATACCCAGGGTGACACGGTTTATCTGCGCCAACCGGTAAACGGTCAATACCGCGACTTCAGCTGGCGTGATGTGAAACGTCAGATGGAACAAATTGCCGGTGCGCTGCGCCACTTGGGTCTGGCCCCCGGTGATAAGGTGGCTGTGCTGTCGAAAAACTGCGCCGAGTGGTTTATTACCGACCTTGCGCTGATGCACGGCGGCTATATCAGCGTGCCTATTTACCCCACCGCCAATGCCGATACCATCCGCTACGTGCTGGAGCACAGCGGCGCCAAAGCCATTTTCATCGGTAAACTGGATCACTGGGCTGAGCAGGAAGCCGGTGTCGGCGGTAATATCCTGCGGATGGCATTCCCCTACGACACCATGCCAACCCAATACGGCTGGGATCAGCTGCTGGGCATGGGTCAACCACTCACAGATGCGCCGCTGCCACAGGCTGAGGACATCATGACCCTGATTTACACCTCAGGTTCAACCGGCAGCCCCAAAGGAGCCATCCAAACCTTTGGCGCCTATGCCTGGACCTGTACCGCCGTAGTGCGGGATCTCAAGACCGATGGCGAAGATCGCCTGCTCTCTTACCTGCCACTGGCTCACATTACAGAGCGGGTGGCCATCGAAGGCTCATCCTTCTATTCCGGCAGTGCCGTGGCCTTCGTAGAAAGCCTGGATACTTTCGTCGCCGACGTGCAGCGCATGCGGCCAACCGTGTTCTTCTCAGTACCCAGGCTGTGGACTTTGTTCCAGAAAAACATCATCGACAAGGTGGGCTTCGACAAGCTCAACTTCCTGCTCAAGCTGCCCATCATCAGCTATCTGGTGAAGCGTAAAATCCATAAAGGCCTGGGGCTGGATAAATGCCGCCTGTTGGGTTCAGGTTCGGCGCCAATTCCACCATCCCTTATCCGCTGGTACAACAGCATTGGCCTCAACATCTGTGAAGCCTGGGGCATGACCGAAAACTGCGCCTACTCCATCATCAACTACCCATTTGATGAGCGTAAAATCGGCACAGTGGGTAAACCGGTGGAAGGCTGCCAAATCCGCCGCGGCGAAGACGGTGAGCTGTTGGTGAAAAGCCCCGGCCTGATGAGCGGCTACTATTTGCAGCCGGAAGCCACCGAAGCCGCCTTCGATGACGACGGTTTCTTCCACACCGGCGATCTGTGCGCTATCGATGAAGACGGCTGTGTCAGCATCACCGGCCGGGTAAAAGACAACTTTAAAACCGCCAAAGGCAAGTACGTGGCACCTGTGCCTATCGAGCGTAAACTGGCCCAGGATCCCCATGTTGAGCTGATTTGTGTGATTGGCTCTGGCCTGCCGCACCCCATAGCCCTGGTGCAGTTGTCAGACGGCGCGACTTTGCAGGCCCGTGAAGAAGTGCGGGTTTCTATCAAGGCAACCCTGGATGCGGTGAACCCGAACCTCGAATCTCACGAAACCGTGGATGCCGTGGTGGTAGTCAGCGAGCCCTGGACCATCGAAAACGACGTGCTGACCCCTACCCTGAAAATCAAACGCCATGTACTGGAAGGTCGCTTCTCGGCCAAAGTTGATGGCGTTCGCGGCGCCAAGGTGGTGTGGGAAGACGAGATTTAA
- a CDS encoding PKD domain-containing protein, whose product MTSFQKTILASLVAASLSACGGSSGGDATPEPQTANKAPTLSIANASVRERAQVSLTATASDADGSIASYRWTQKSGAAVTLSGDTSTTLSFTAPEVAENQTLVFSLTVTDNQGATASQDVEVTVVNNSLPGITVADVSVKEGESATVTANVSDSDGTVSKLAWSQKSGTGVTLSGADSQTLSFTAPAVVADEALVFTLSATDNDGETSSRDVTVTVTANLVSLTLEGKVTDNPVANAKVTADVAGKQFHTTANVDGLYSLALTVDDSELGELVKLSAVGPQTDSKTRLVALLGSVNRLLEMAGTDATLTREETILVNVTNVSTAVAALLKEANGGEAVTSAETFDALQNQYDATRVLPLATAIKLVLDFASAHELLTLPEGVADTQALVEDKQQVLAYLTRVKDKLLSVYEAAEAEIIDDPNLMRAPMQSSEVVGSYFFKYQDGIKRGDRLVLAANGTGQLHLGSAATAFTWEKTEVDVRLTFPNDGVLLYEDSVYSGGQLMQRQNLLSHKFIKWIDASATGAQLLVSDYLAHHYPNGEKEDEFSEQHRTFSVVKTEGLAKGDTLIAAGSSFSVPVPTETMAILNGHEKAGKMYRSSLGLTLGDNHSATVNIPQFLGDGSVQYQVLSGSYSFSDNGNLKVMAQDGEDNLALDVAFLGSDTPLEVNVLEVSSGYAISGLMLKQSGAEWTTANVAGMYALDWDFFTPGSYFWVELNADGTMLTFDAFDNNKDGIFEASEVLKMPGFWRLNDSGTVSMRRYRYNHEQVGQYGYCQATGFETSLDDHCALAREREWTLQEQQGSSYYVSQLHRYYMDSQGRSYLGADLPADVHVLDSAHTDNRRWTKVTERPITLPEGL is encoded by the coding sequence ATGACCTCATTCCAAAAAACCATTCTTGCCTCGCTGGTGGCCGCATCTTTATCTGCCTGTGGTGGCAGTAGCGGTGGAGATGCTACCCCCGAACCGCAAACGGCCAATAAGGCACCAACCCTGTCAATTGCCAATGCCAGTGTCAGAGAGCGCGCTCAGGTGTCACTGACCGCCACAGCCTCCGATGCCGACGGCAGCATTGCTTCCTATCGCTGGACCCAGAAGTCCGGCGCTGCGGTTACCCTGTCTGGTGACACTTCTACCACCCTAAGCTTTACTGCACCTGAAGTGGCTGAAAATCAGACTCTGGTATTCAGCCTGACGGTGACCGACAACCAGGGCGCCACCGCGTCTCAGGACGTTGAGGTGACCGTGGTGAACAACAGTCTGCCAGGCATTACCGTGGCAGATGTGAGTGTGAAGGAAGGCGAGAGCGCCACTGTGACTGCCAATGTCAGCGATAGCGATGGCACGGTCAGCAAGCTCGCCTGGAGCCAGAAGTCGGGTACTGGGGTTACTTTGAGCGGTGCCGATAGCCAAACCCTCAGCTTTACCGCGCCGGCCGTGGTAGCCGATGAAGCCTTGGTATTTACCCTCAGCGCCACCGACAACGATGGCGAAACCAGCAGCCGCGATGTAACTGTCACTGTGACAGCTAATCTGGTGTCGCTGACATTGGAAGGCAAGGTAACCGATAATCCTGTGGCCAACGCCAAGGTGACCGCCGACGTGGCGGGCAAGCAGTTCCATACCACTGCCAATGTCGATGGCTTATACAGTCTGGCGCTCACGGTGGATGACTCCGAGCTGGGTGAACTGGTTAAACTCAGTGCCGTTGGCCCCCAGACCGACAGCAAAACCCGGCTGGTGGCCTTGCTCGGCAGTGTGAATCGTTTGCTGGAAATGGCGGGCACTGATGCAACTCTTACCCGGGAAGAGACGATTCTGGTCAACGTGACCAACGTCAGCACAGCGGTGGCTGCCTTGCTGAAAGAAGCCAATGGCGGTGAAGCCGTGACTAGCGCAGAAACCTTTGATGCCCTGCAAAATCAATACGATGCCACCCGCGTGTTGCCGCTGGCAACTGCCATCAAGCTGGTGCTGGACTTTGCGTCTGCCCATGAGCTGCTGACGCTGCCTGAAGGGGTAGCCGACACCCAGGCGCTGGTGGAAGACAAGCAGCAGGTGCTCGCTTATCTGACCAGGGTTAAGGATAAGCTGTTGTCAGTCTATGAAGCGGCAGAAGCTGAGATTATTGATGACCCCAACCTGATGCGGGCGCCGATGCAAAGCAGTGAGGTTGTTGGCAGTTATTTCTTTAAATATCAGGATGGTATCAAGCGGGGTGACCGCCTGGTGCTGGCCGCCAATGGCACTGGCCAATTGCATCTTGGCAGCGCGGCAACCGCCTTTACCTGGGAGAAAACGGAAGTGGATGTCCGTTTGACCTTCCCGAACGACGGGGTGCTGCTGTATGAGGATTCGGTCTATTCCGGTGGCCAATTGATGCAAAGGCAGAACCTGCTGTCCCACAAGTTTATCAAATGGATTGATGCGTCTGCCACCGGCGCGCAGCTGCTGGTGTCCGATTACCTGGCTCATCATTATCCAAACGGCGAAAAGGAAGATGAGTTCAGCGAGCAGCATCGCACTTTCTCGGTGGTGAAAACCGAAGGCCTGGCCAAGGGCGATACCCTGATTGCCGCAGGCTCCAGCTTCAGTGTGCCTGTGCCGACCGAGACCATGGCTATCCTCAATGGTCATGAAAAGGCCGGCAAAATGTACCGCAGCAGCCTGGGGCTCACCTTGGGTGATAACCACAGTGCGACTGTGAATATCCCGCAATTCCTTGGTGATGGTTCGGTTCAGTATCAGGTACTCAGCGGCAGTTACAGTTTCAGCGACAACGGCAACCTCAAGGTGATGGCACAAGATGGCGAAGACAATCTCGCCCTGGATGTGGCATTCCTTGGCAGTGACACGCCGCTTGAGGTCAACGTGCTCGAGGTCAGCAGCGGCTATGCCATCTCTGGCCTGATGCTCAAACAGAGCGGCGCCGAATGGACGACTGCCAATGTGGCTGGCATGTACGCCCTGGATTGGGACTTCTTCACCCCCGGCTCTTACTTCTGGGTGGAGCTGAATGCCGATGGCACCATGCTGACCTTCGATGCGTTTGATAACAATAAAGATGGTATATTTGAAGCATCGGAAGTGCTTAAGATGCCCGGCTTCTGGCGTCTTAACGACAGCGGCACCGTCTCCATGCGCCGTTATCGTTACAACCACGAGCAGGTCGGTCAATATGGCTACTGCCAGGCGACGGGTTTTGAAACCAGTCTGGATGACCACTGCGCTCTGGCGCGCGAGCGTGAATGGACACTGCAAGAGCAGCAGGGCAGCAGCTACTATGTGAGCCAGTTGCACCGCTACTACATGGACAGTCAGGGGCGTAGCTACCTGGGGGCTGACCTGCCAGCCGATGTGCATGTACTTGACTCAGCCCACACCGACAACCGTCGCTGGACCAAGGTTACCGAGCGCCCCATCACGCTGCCGGAAGGTTTGTAA
- the trmH gene encoding tRNA (guanosine(18)-2'-O)-methyltransferase TrmH, producing the protein MSPERFARINEMLDNRQPDLTVILDQVHKTNNIAAVLRSADAVGVHQLHAVWPENDMRVSGNTASGSQQWVKTKRHPTVTDAIAALKAEGMQVVVTNFSSKAKDFREIDYTRPTAIVLGHEKFGVSDEALALADAEVIIPMVGMVQSLNVSVAGALVLFEAERQRRHAGMYGSRKLPEDYCQQLLFEQGHPIYAKACRRKGLAYPAIDESGQIQASDEWWQKMREADPESPRPERGRQRRM; encoded by the coding sequence ATGAGCCCGGAACGTTTTGCCCGCATCAATGAGATGCTGGACAACCGTCAACCGGATCTGACCGTCATACTCGACCAGGTCCACAAGACCAATAACATCGCCGCCGTGCTGCGCAGCGCCGATGCCGTGGGAGTCCACCAGCTGCACGCCGTCTGGCCCGAGAACGATATGCGGGTGTCAGGCAATACCGCCTCCGGCAGCCAGCAGTGGGTGAAAACCAAGCGCCACCCAACAGTGACCGACGCCATTGCAGCGCTCAAGGCTGAAGGCATGCAGGTGGTGGTGACCAACTTCTCCAGTAAAGCCAAAGACTTCCGCGAGATTGACTACACCAGACCCACGGCCATCGTACTGGGGCACGAAAAGTTTGGTGTCAGCGACGAAGCCCTGGCATTGGCCGATGCCGAAGTGATTATTCCCATGGTGGGCATGGTGCAATCCCTCAATGTCTCGGTGGCAGGCGCACTGGTGCTGTTTGAAGCCGAGCGCCAGCGCCGTCATGCCGGTATGTATGGCAGTCGCAAACTGCCGGAAGACTACTGCCAGCAGTTGCTGTTCGAGCAAGGCCACCCCATCTACGCCAAGGCCTGTCGCCGAAAGGGACTGGCCTACCCCGCCATCGACGAAAGCGGCCAAATTCAGGCATCTGATGAATGGTGGCAAAAGATGCGCGAAGCCGACCCCGAGTCCCCACGCCCCGAGCGCGGCCGCCAACGCCGGATGTAA
- a CDS encoding RidA family protein: MAEKTIIATDKAPAAIGTYSQAVKVGSTVYLSGQIPLDPATMALVGDDFEAQTVQVFENLKAVCEAAGGSFNDIAKLNIFLTDLSNFAKVNELMGRYFNEPYPARAAIGVKELPRGSQVEMDGVMEL; the protein is encoded by the coding sequence ATGGCTGAAAAAACCATTATCGCCACCGACAAGGCCCCTGCCGCTATCGGCACCTATTCTCAGGCTGTGAAAGTCGGCTCAACCGTGTATCTGTCTGGCCAAATCCCACTGGACCCTGCCACCATGGCACTGGTTGGTGACGACTTTGAAGCCCAAACCGTGCAGGTGTTTGAGAACCTCAAGGCCGTGTGCGAAGCTGCCGGTGGCAGCTTCAACGATATCGCCAAACTGAACATCTTCCTCACCGATCTGTCGAACTTCGCCAAGGTGAACGAGCTTATGGGCCGTTACTTCAACGAGCCTTACCCTGCCCGCGCCGCCATTGGCGTAAAAGAGCTGCCACGCGGCTCGCAGGTAGAAATGGATGGCGTGATGGAGCTGTAA
- the spoT gene encoding bifunctional GTP diphosphokinase/guanosine-3',5'-bis pyrophosphate 3'-pyrophosphohydrolase, with product MYLFEGLKESASAYLDSGQVALLKQAYQVARDAHEGQMRTSGEPYITHPVAVAKILADMRLDHETLMAALLHDTIEDTHVTKEDLAELFGDAVADLVEGVSKLDKLKFRDKKEAQAENFRKMMMAMTQDIRVILIKLADRTHNMRTLGALRPDKRRRIARETLEIYAPIANRLGIHNIKTELEDLGFQAYYPMRYRVLREVVKAARGNRKELIANIESAVGARLEDTGIPAKVKGREKNLYSIYNKMRSKELQFQEVMDIYAFRVIVDSIDTCYRVLGAMHGLYKPRPGRFKDYIAIPKANGYQSLHTSLFGPHGVPVEIQIRTEDMDQMADKGVAAHWMYKNGSENGTTTTQVRARKWMQSLLELQQSASSSFEFVENVKTELFPDEIYVFTPEGRILELPVGATAVDFAYEVHTDVGNTCVGARVNRQAYPLSQPLISGQTVEIITAKGAKPNAAWLNFVVTGKARAKIRQVLKNLKHDEAITLGKRLLNHALGETKLDSISAEQLERVIQETKHKDLNSLLADIGLGNAMSIVIAQRLLGDTVPESRGESHLMPIRGAEGMLVSFAKCCHPIPGDAVIAHVSPGKGLVVHMENCANIRGYQGEPDKYIPVQWDKVDGVEYQANLRVEIVNHQGALAKITSIIASEGSNIHNLSTEERDGRVYLINLRISVRDRIHLANVMRRIRVLPEVLRTSRNR from the coding sequence TTGTATCTGTTTGAAGGTTTAAAGGAATCGGCTTCCGCTTACCTCGACAGCGGCCAAGTGGCATTACTTAAACAGGCTTATCAGGTCGCCCGCGATGCCCATGAAGGGCAAATGCGCACCAGTGGCGAACCTTATATCACCCATCCTGTAGCAGTGGCGAAAATTCTGGCCGACATGCGTCTCGATCACGAGACCCTGATGGCCGCCCTGCTGCACGATACCATTGAAGACACCCACGTCACCAAAGAAGACCTCGCCGAGCTGTTTGGCGATGCAGTTGCCGATTTGGTGGAAGGTGTCTCCAAGCTCGACAAGCTCAAATTCCGCGATAAAAAAGAGGCCCAGGCGGAAAACTTCCGCAAAATGATGATGGCCATGACTCAGGATATCCGGGTCATTCTCATCAAGCTGGCCGACCGCACCCACAATATGCGCACTCTCGGCGCCCTGCGTCCGGACAAGCGCCGTCGCATCGCCCGGGAAACCCTGGAAATTTACGCCCCCATAGCCAACCGTCTGGGTATTCACAATATCAAGACCGAGCTTGAAGATCTGGGCTTCCAGGCCTATTACCCCATGCGCTACCGGGTGCTCAGGGAAGTGGTTAAAGCTGCCCGCGGCAACCGAAAAGAGCTTATCGCCAATATTGAATCCGCCGTTGGCGCCCGCCTCGAAGACACCGGCATTCCAGCCAAAGTCAAAGGCCGGGAAAAGAATCTCTATTCCATCTACAACAAGATGCGCAGCAAAGAGCTGCAATTCCAGGAAGTGATGGATATCTACGCCTTTCGCGTCATCGTCGACAGCATAGATACCTGTTATCGGGTGCTGGGCGCCATGCATGGCCTGTATAAGCCGCGCCCTGGCCGCTTTAAAGACTATATCGCCATTCCCAAGGCCAACGGTTATCAGTCACTGCACACCTCCCTGTTTGGCCCCCACGGCGTGCCTGTTGAAATCCAAATCCGAACCGAGGATATGGATCAGATGGCCGACAAAGGGGTTGCGGCGCACTGGATGTACAAAAACGGCAGCGAAAACGGCACTACCACCACTCAGGTGCGTGCCCGTAAATGGATGCAAAGCCTGCTGGAGTTGCAGCAAAGTGCCAGCTCGTCGTTCGAGTTCGTGGAAAACGTTAAGACCGAACTCTTCCCTGACGAAATTTATGTGTTTACTCCGGAAGGCCGCATTCTCGAGCTGCCGGTGGGCGCCACCGCCGTGGACTTTGCCTACGAAGTGCATACCGACGTGGGTAACACCTGTGTGGGTGCGCGGGTAAACCGCCAGGCCTATCCGCTGAGCCAGCCGCTGATTTCCGGTCAAACCGTTGAAATCATTACAGCAAAAGGCGCCAAACCCAACGCCGCCTGGCTTAACTTTGTAGTCACCGGCAAAGCCCGCGCCAAAATCCGTCAGGTGCTGAAAAACCTCAAGCACGACGAAGCCATTACCCTGGGCAAACGCCTGCTCAATCATGCTCTTGGCGAAACCAAGCTCGACAGCATCTCGGCGGAGCAGCTGGAGCGGGTGATCCAGGAAACCAAACATAAAGATTTGAACAGCCTGCTGGCCGACATTGGCCTTGGCAACGCCATGAGCATAGTGATAGCCCAGCGCCTGCTTGGCGATACCGTGCCTGAAAGTCGCGGTGAGTCACACCTGATGCCTATTCGCGGCGCCGAAGGCATGCTGGTGTCCTTCGCCAAATGTTGCCACCCAATCCCCGGCGATGCGGTGATCGCCCATGTGAGCCCAGGCAAAGGCCTGGTGGTGCACATGGAAAACTGCGCCAACATCCGTGGCTATCAGGGCGAGCCGGACAAATACATTCCGGTGCAGTGGGACAAGGTCGACGGCGTCGAGTATCAGGCCAATCTGAGGGTAGAAATCGTCAACCATCAGGGGGCTCTGGCCAAGATCACCTCAATTATCGCCAGCGAAGGCTCCAACATTCATAACCTCAGCACCGAGGAGCGGGATGGTCGGGTGTATCTGATTAACCTGCGGATTTCGGTGCGCGATCGTATCCACCTGGCCAACGTGATGCGGCGCATCCGGGTACTGCCCGAGGTGCTCAGAACCTCCCGCAATCGCTGA
- the rpoZ gene encoding DNA-directed RNA polymerase subunit omega, translating to MARVTVEDAVKQIGNRFDMILVAARRARQIAVQGKDPMVEEQNDKATVIALREIEKGLVNASTLDADERQTVREREAAEIAAVAAIAEGRSL from the coding sequence ATGGCTCGCGTAACTGTAGAAGACGCCGTAAAGCAGATCGGCAACCGTTTTGACATGATCCTGGTTGCGGCCCGTCGCGCCCGTCAAATCGCCGTGCAGGGTAAAGACCCCATGGTGGAAGAGCAGAACGACAAGGCCACTGTTATCGCCCTGCGCGAAATCGAAAAAGGCCTGGTAAACGCCAGCACTCTGGATGCCGATGAGCGTCAGACCGTGCGTGAGCGTGAAGCCGCCGAAATCGCCGCCGTGGCTGCCATTGCAGAAGGTCGTTCACTCTAA
- the gmk gene encoding guanylate kinase — protein MSTRGNLFIVSAPSGAGKSSLISALLKDKPADMQVSVSHTTRQPRPGEENGVHYHFVSVDEFKALIEQNAFFEWAEVFGNFYGTSRLTVEETLERGIDVFLDIDWQGALQVKKLMPEAIGVFILPPSREELERRLVGRGQDSAEVIASRMAQAVSEMSHYQEYEYVIVNDNFDEALADLRAIIRAGRLSCAGQARTHGDMLKGLLAD, from the coding sequence ATGAGCACACGTGGAAACCTCTTTATTGTTTCGGCACCCAGCGGCGCCGGTAAGTCATCGCTGATTTCAGCTCTGCTGAAAGATAAACCCGCCGACATGCAGGTGTCTGTTTCCCACACCACCCGCCAGCCACGTCCCGGCGAAGAAAACGGTGTGCACTACCACTTTGTCAGCGTGGATGAGTTTAAAGCGCTTATCGAGCAGAATGCCTTTTTCGAGTGGGCAGAAGTATTTGGCAACTTTTATGGCACCTCGCGCCTGACCGTGGAAGAAACCCTGGAGCGGGGTATCGACGTGTTTTTGGACATCGACTGGCAGGGCGCCCTGCAGGTGAAGAAACTGATGCCGGAAGCCATTGGGGTATTTATTCTGCCGCCAAGTCGTGAAGAGCTGGAACGTCGCCTCGTTGGCCGTGGTCAGGACAGCGCCGAAGTCATTGCCTCACGCATGGCACAGGCGGTGTCGGAAATGTCCCATTACCAAGAATATGAGTATGTTATTGTGAATGATAACTTTGATGAGGCACTGGCCGATTTGAGGGCAATCATCCGCGCCGGGCGCTTAAGCTGCGCTGGTCAAGCCCGCACCCACGGTGATATGCTTAAGGGTCTGTTGGCAGACTGA
- a CDS encoding NTP transferase domain-containing protein — protein MAELTLVILAAGLGSRFGGDKQLAELGPHGETMLELSLQSAIRAGFGRAVLVIRPELEAVLGARLARSLPAEFPLAFCHQRPDDLPVDAGSIPGLLTGRQKPWGTAHALYCAREHLNGPFAVITADDFYGDHALVTMAQGLKQGGWLMVAYPLSATLSEHGGVNRGICEVQQGLLQRVEEFIDIKQTDSGLCGSHNGDIRPLDAGALVSMTLWGFDDSVVKVLQQALISFLFASPSARQECYLPDVVQACIEQGQKVRVETARGEWLGVTYAEDAPRVRTRLMELLRD, from the coding sequence ATGGCAGAACTGACTTTGGTTATCCTGGCGGCGGGACTTGGCAGTCGTTTCGGCGGCGACAAGCAGCTGGCAGAGCTTGGCCCCCATGGCGAGACCATGCTGGAGCTGTCGCTGCAAAGTGCTATCCGTGCCGGGTTTGGCCGCGCCGTATTGGTGATCCGCCCCGAACTCGAAGCCGTGCTCGGGGCACGTCTGGCCAGGTCTTTGCCGGCTGAGTTCCCCCTTGCCTTTTGTCATCAGCGTCCCGACGATTTGCCGGTAGATGCCGGCTCTATTCCAGGTCTGCTCACAGGGCGGCAAAAGCCCTGGGGCACAGCCCATGCACTTTACTGCGCCCGCGAGCACCTCAATGGCCCCTTTGCGGTAATCACCGCCGATGACTTTTACGGTGACCATGCCCTTGTCACCATGGCGCAGGGGCTTAAGCAGGGCGGTTGGCTGATGGTGGCGTATCCGCTGTCAGCGACCCTGTCTGAGCACGGTGGCGTCAACCGTGGTATCTGCGAGGTTCAGCAAGGGCTGTTGCAGCGGGTCGAAGAATTTATCGATATTAAGCAAACAGATAGTGGGCTTTGTGGCAGCCATAATGGCGACATCAGGCCGCTCGATGCCGGGGCACTGGTTTCCATGACCCTGTGGGGATTTGATGACAGCGTTGTCAAAGTGTTGCAACAGGCGCTAATATCCTTCCTTTTTGCATCGCCATCTGCCCGGCAGGAATGTTATCTTCCCGATGTGGTGCAAGCCTGTATCGAGCAGGGACAAAAGGTTCGGGTAGAAACCGCCCGGGGAGAATGGCTGGGAGTCACCTATGCCGAGGACGCCCCCCGGGTCAGAACAAGATTGATGGAGTTATTGCGTGATTGA
- a CDS encoding phosphotransferase enzyme family protein, whose amino-acid sequence MIELIRQRVLPHYGLEGDAAKVSPLGNGHINDTFLVSWDDGSMVLQRLNTTVFTTPWTLVENAELISQHLGEKAGNDYGLKVVSPKTTAEGELGIDLGDAGFWRAIRYLKHSSSIDVVGSEAQAEQAAQAFGHFARALCDFDATRIGDVIPKFHFLPGRMAALQKAVADDKAGRLDGCRQWVDFALSQQNLLAELAELEPKLPLRVCHNDTKINNMLFDKRDDSAMAIIDLDTCMKGHLMYDFGDMVRTFTSPEAEDSTELERVQVRPEIFAAICRGYLAELGDVLEAAERESLWLGARIMCLMIGIRFLTDHLNGDVYFHVHREGHNLDRAANQFTLYQSLLSQADRLKACIF is encoded by the coding sequence GTGATTGAACTTATCCGGCAGCGGGTTCTGCCTCACTATGGATTGGAAGGCGATGCTGCCAAGGTTTCTCCCTTGGGTAACGGGCACATTAACGACACCTTTTTGGTGAGTTGGGATGATGGCAGCATGGTGCTGCAACGCCTCAACACCACAGTGTTTACCACCCCCTGGACGCTGGTGGAAAACGCCGAACTTATCAGCCAACACCTGGGCGAAAAAGCCGGTAACGACTATGGCCTGAAAGTGGTGAGCCCCAAAACCACCGCCGAAGGTGAGCTGGGGATCGATCTGGGTGATGCCGGTTTCTGGCGTGCCATCCGCTACCTAAAACATTCCAGCAGCATAGATGTGGTTGGCAGCGAGGCTCAGGCCGAGCAGGCCGCCCAGGCCTTTGGCCATTTTGCCCGCGCCCTGTGTGATTTCGATGCCACCCGCATCGGCGATGTGATCCCCAAGTTCCACTTCCTGCCCGGCCGTATGGCGGCGCTGCAAAAAGCGGTGGCTGACGATAAAGCCGGCCGCCTCGATGGTTGCCGTCAGTGGGTGGATTTCGCCCTGAGTCAGCAGAATTTGCTGGCAGAACTGGCTGAACTCGAGCCAAAGCTGCCACTGCGTGTTTGCCATAACGACACCAAAATCAATAACATGCTTTTTGATAAGCGTGACGACTCCGCCATGGCCATCATAGATCTGGATACCTGCATGAAGGGGCACCTGATGTATGATTTTGGCGACATGGTGCGTACCTTTACCTCCCCGGAGGCCGAAGACAGCACCGAGCTTGAGCGTGTGCAGGTGCGGCCGGAAATCTTCGCCGCTATCTGTCGTGGTTACCTGGCCGAGCTGGGGGATGTATTGGAGGCGGCCGAGCGCGAAAGTCTGTGGCTTGGCGCCCGGATCATGTGTTTGATGATTGGCATTCGTTTCCTGACCGATCACCTCAATGGCGATGTGTATTTCCATGTACATCGTGAAGGGCACAACCTGGATCGCGCCGCGAATCAGTTTACCCTGTACCAAAGTTTGCTCAGCCAGGCCGACCGCCTCAAAGCCTGTATTTTCTAA